A window of the Lactuca sativa cultivar Salinas chromosome 5, Lsat_Salinas_v11, whole genome shotgun sequence genome harbors these coding sequences:
- the LOC111891881 gene encoding serine carboxypeptidase-like 18 isoform X3, translating into MCFVFLRSIMKPCPLSHLQPWSLFSKFRLFSVFLLLVVSMEVTESRFLVKSLPGLLGDLPFTLETGYIGVGESDDVQLFYYFIESEGNPKNDPLMLWLTGGPGCSALSGLLYEIGPFTINYANSTLEKPMLEINPHSWTKAASIIFLDQPAGSGFSYAKTPEAYITNDTLSTLQTYQFLRKWLVDHPTFLNNPLYLGSDSYNGIVLPMIVQEIYNGNEVGEGPHINIKGYLLGNPLTDTSGDYNSRIPFAHRMGLLSDAIYKSTEENCYGEHLNVDPNNSLCIHDLQVVDKCLERIRKPHILEPFCDTFNALKSDLFRRVLRSLDKTPNDMWSLPQLQIQGCRADNYLYSYTWANSRNVRKALHIHEEFNEIEWVRCNYSLQFDFGKEVLSYTHNVLSTITYHQHFANHKNCRALVYSVGVSILMWIELLVGTGPICQPPIVGSCLPDLHLT; encoded by the exons ATGTGCTTCGTCTTCCTAAG aaGCATCATGAAACCATGCCCACTATCTCATCTTCAACCTTGGAGCCTCTTTAGCAAGTTCAGGTTGTTTAGTGTGTTTCTTCTTCTGGTAGTTTCCATGGAGGTTACTGAGTCACGATTCCTGGTTAAGTCACTGCCAGGTTTGCTAGGTGACCTTCCATTCACACTCGAAACTGG TTACATTGGGGTAGGAGAATCCGATGATGTGCAGTTATTTTACTACTTCATTGAGTCTGAAGGGAACCCAAAAAACGACCCTCTCATGCTTTGGCTCACAGGAGGGCCTGGTTGTTCTGCTCTTTCTGGCCTTTTGTATGAAATAG GCCCATTCACTATAAACTATGCAAATTCCACTTTGGAGAAGCCAATGCTCGAGATAAACCCTCACAGTTGGACAAAG GCAGCCAGCATAATATTTCTTGATCAACCTGCTGGGTCTGGATTCTCCTATGCAAAAACTCCTGAAGCTTATATAACAAATGATACATTATCAACATTGCAGACTTACCAATTTCTTAGAAAG TGGCTTGTGGATCATCCTACATTTCTCAACAATCCTTTGTATCTTGGTTCTGATTCCTACAATGGTATAGTGCTTCCAATGATTGTTCAGGAAATATATAACG GTAATGAAGTTGGAGAAGGGCCACATATTAACATCAAA GGGTACCTGCTTGGTAATCCTCTAACAGACACAAGTGGTGACTATAATTCAAGAATCCCATTTGCTCATCGTATGGGACTCTTATCAGATGCAATCTACaag TCAACTGAAGAAAATTGCTATGGAGAGCACTTGAATGTAGATCCCAACAACAGTCTCTGCATACATGATCTTCAAGTAGTAGATAAG TGCCTTGAAAGAATCCGCAAGCCGcacattttagagcctttttgtGACACTTTCAACGCCTTAAAATCTGATCTCTTCAGAAGGGTCTTAAGATCTCTTGACAAAACCCCTAATGATATGTGGTCGTTACCTCAACTTCAGATACAAGGCTGTCGT GCAGACAACTATTTGTATTCTTATACATGGGCTAATAGTAGAAACGTGCGAAAAGCTCTTCACATTCATGAG GAGTTTAATGAAATCGAGTGGGTGCGATGCAATTATTCCTTACAATTTGATTTTGGTAAGGAAGTCTTATCATACACGCACAATGTCCTAAGTACGATCACCTATCATCAACACTTTGCTAATCATAAAAATTGCCGAGCTCTTGTATACAG TGTAGGTGTTTCAATTCTAATGTGGATTGAGCTTCTTGTTGGCACGGGACCCATATGCCAGCCACCTATAGTAGGCTCTTGTTTACCTGATTTACATCTCACATGA
- the LOC111891881 gene encoding serine carboxypeptidase-like 18 isoform X2, which produces MCFVFLSIMKPCPLSHLQPWSLFSKFRLFSVFLLLVVSMEVTESRFLVKSLPGLLGDLPFTLETGYIGVGESDDVQLFYYFIESEGNPKNDPLMLWLTGGPGCSALSGLLYEIGPFTINYANSTLEKPMLEINPHSWTKAASIIFLDQPAGSGFSYAKTPEAYITNDTLSTLQTYQFLRKWLVDHPTFLNNPLYLGSDSYNGIVLPMIVQEIYNGNEVGEGPHINIKGYLLGNPLTDTSGDYNSRIPFAHRMGLLSDAIYKSTEENCYGEHLNVDPNNSLCIHDLQVVDKCLERIRKPHILEPFCDTFNALKSDLFRRVLRSLDKTPNDMWSLPQLQIQGCRADNYLYSYTWANSRNVRKALHIHEEFNEIEWVRCNYSLQFDFGKEVLSYTHNVLSTITYHQHFANHKNCRALVYSGDHDMVVPYLGTLNWIELLNLLVVSDWRPWFVDEQVAGYTMKYSNHNYTLTFATVKGGGHTAPEYKPKECLSMFMRWLADDPL; this is translated from the exons ATGTGCTTCGTCTTCCTAAG CATCATGAAACCATGCCCACTATCTCATCTTCAACCTTGGAGCCTCTTTAGCAAGTTCAGGTTGTTTAGTGTGTTTCTTCTTCTGGTAGTTTCCATGGAGGTTACTGAGTCACGATTCCTGGTTAAGTCACTGCCAGGTTTGCTAGGTGACCTTCCATTCACACTCGAAACTGG TTACATTGGGGTAGGAGAATCCGATGATGTGCAGTTATTTTACTACTTCATTGAGTCTGAAGGGAACCCAAAAAACGACCCTCTCATGCTTTGGCTCACAGGAGGGCCTGGTTGTTCTGCTCTTTCTGGCCTTTTGTATGAAATAG GCCCATTCACTATAAACTATGCAAATTCCACTTTGGAGAAGCCAATGCTCGAGATAAACCCTCACAGTTGGACAAAG GCAGCCAGCATAATATTTCTTGATCAACCTGCTGGGTCTGGATTCTCCTATGCAAAAACTCCTGAAGCTTATATAACAAATGATACATTATCAACATTGCAGACTTACCAATTTCTTAGAAAG TGGCTTGTGGATCATCCTACATTTCTCAACAATCCTTTGTATCTTGGTTCTGATTCCTACAATGGTATAGTGCTTCCAATGATTGTTCAGGAAATATATAACG GTAATGAAGTTGGAGAAGGGCCACATATTAACATCAAA GGGTACCTGCTTGGTAATCCTCTAACAGACACAAGTGGTGACTATAATTCAAGAATCCCATTTGCTCATCGTATGGGACTCTTATCAGATGCAATCTACaag TCAACTGAAGAAAATTGCTATGGAGAGCACTTGAATGTAGATCCCAACAACAGTCTCTGCATACATGATCTTCAAGTAGTAGATAAG TGCCTTGAAAGAATCCGCAAGCCGcacattttagagcctttttgtGACACTTTCAACGCCTTAAAATCTGATCTCTTCAGAAGGGTCTTAAGATCTCTTGACAAAACCCCTAATGATATGTGGTCGTTACCTCAACTTCAGATACAAGGCTGTCGT GCAGACAACTATTTGTATTCTTATACATGGGCTAATAGTAGAAACGTGCGAAAAGCTCTTCACATTCATGAG GAGTTTAATGAAATCGAGTGGGTGCGATGCAATTATTCCTTACAATTTGATTTTGGTAAGGAAGTCTTATCATACACGCACAATGTCCTAAGTACGATCACCTATCATCAACACTTTGCTAATCATAAAAATTGCCGAGCTCTTGTATACAG TGGAGATCATGACATGGTTGTTCCATATCTGGGTACATTGAACTGGATTGAGTTGTTAAATCTGTTGGTTGTGAGTGATTGGAGACCTTGGTTTGTTGATGAACAAGTAGCCGG ATATACCATGAAATACTCGAACCACAACTACACGTTAACCTTTGCTACTGTAAAG GGAGGAGGTCACACAGCTCCAGAGTATAAACCTAAAGAATGTCTAAGCATGTTTATGAGGTGGCTTGCTGACGACCCTTTGTAA
- the LOC111891881 gene encoding serine carboxypeptidase-like 18 isoform X1 codes for MCFVFLRSIMKPCPLSHLQPWSLFSKFRLFSVFLLLVVSMEVTESRFLVKSLPGLLGDLPFTLETGYIGVGESDDVQLFYYFIESEGNPKNDPLMLWLTGGPGCSALSGLLYEIGPFTINYANSTLEKPMLEINPHSWTKAASIIFLDQPAGSGFSYAKTPEAYITNDTLSTLQTYQFLRKWLVDHPTFLNNPLYLGSDSYNGIVLPMIVQEIYNGNEVGEGPHINIKGYLLGNPLTDTSGDYNSRIPFAHRMGLLSDAIYKSTEENCYGEHLNVDPNNSLCIHDLQVVDKCLERIRKPHILEPFCDTFNALKSDLFRRVLRSLDKTPNDMWSLPQLQIQGCRADNYLYSYTWANSRNVRKALHIHEEFNEIEWVRCNYSLQFDFGKEVLSYTHNVLSTITYHQHFANHKNCRALVYSGDHDMVVPYLGTLNWIELLNLLVVSDWRPWFVDEQVAGYTMKYSNHNYTLTFATVKGGGHTAPEYKPKECLSMFMRWLADDPL; via the exons ATGTGCTTCGTCTTCCTAAG aaGCATCATGAAACCATGCCCACTATCTCATCTTCAACCTTGGAGCCTCTTTAGCAAGTTCAGGTTGTTTAGTGTGTTTCTTCTTCTGGTAGTTTCCATGGAGGTTACTGAGTCACGATTCCTGGTTAAGTCACTGCCAGGTTTGCTAGGTGACCTTCCATTCACACTCGAAACTGG TTACATTGGGGTAGGAGAATCCGATGATGTGCAGTTATTTTACTACTTCATTGAGTCTGAAGGGAACCCAAAAAACGACCCTCTCATGCTTTGGCTCACAGGAGGGCCTGGTTGTTCTGCTCTTTCTGGCCTTTTGTATGAAATAG GCCCATTCACTATAAACTATGCAAATTCCACTTTGGAGAAGCCAATGCTCGAGATAAACCCTCACAGTTGGACAAAG GCAGCCAGCATAATATTTCTTGATCAACCTGCTGGGTCTGGATTCTCCTATGCAAAAACTCCTGAAGCTTATATAACAAATGATACATTATCAACATTGCAGACTTACCAATTTCTTAGAAAG TGGCTTGTGGATCATCCTACATTTCTCAACAATCCTTTGTATCTTGGTTCTGATTCCTACAATGGTATAGTGCTTCCAATGATTGTTCAGGAAATATATAACG GTAATGAAGTTGGAGAAGGGCCACATATTAACATCAAA GGGTACCTGCTTGGTAATCCTCTAACAGACACAAGTGGTGACTATAATTCAAGAATCCCATTTGCTCATCGTATGGGACTCTTATCAGATGCAATCTACaag TCAACTGAAGAAAATTGCTATGGAGAGCACTTGAATGTAGATCCCAACAACAGTCTCTGCATACATGATCTTCAAGTAGTAGATAAG TGCCTTGAAAGAATCCGCAAGCCGcacattttagagcctttttgtGACACTTTCAACGCCTTAAAATCTGATCTCTTCAGAAGGGTCTTAAGATCTCTTGACAAAACCCCTAATGATATGTGGTCGTTACCTCAACTTCAGATACAAGGCTGTCGT GCAGACAACTATTTGTATTCTTATACATGGGCTAATAGTAGAAACGTGCGAAAAGCTCTTCACATTCATGAG GAGTTTAATGAAATCGAGTGGGTGCGATGCAATTATTCCTTACAATTTGATTTTGGTAAGGAAGTCTTATCATACACGCACAATGTCCTAAGTACGATCACCTATCATCAACACTTTGCTAATCATAAAAATTGCCGAGCTCTTGTATACAG TGGAGATCATGACATGGTTGTTCCATATCTGGGTACATTGAACTGGATTGAGTTGTTAAATCTGTTGGTTGTGAGTGATTGGAGACCTTGGTTTGTTGATGAACAAGTAGCCGG ATATACCATGAAATACTCGAACCACAACTACACGTTAACCTTTGCTACTGTAAAG GGAGGAGGTCACACAGCTCCAGAGTATAAACCTAAAGAATGTCTAAGCATGTTTATGAGGTGGCTTGCTGACGACCCTTTGTAA
- the LOC111891881 gene encoding serine carboxypeptidase-like 18 isoform X4, whose protein sequence is MCFVFLRSIMKPCPLSHLQPWSLFSKFRLFSVFLLLVVSMEVTESRFLVKSLPGLLGDLPFTLETGYIGVGESDDVQLFYYFIESEGNPKNDPLMLWLTGGPGCSALSGLLYEIGPFTINYANSTLEKPMLEINPHSWTKAASIIFLDQPAGSGFSYAKTPEAYITNDTLSTLQTYQFLRKWLVDHPTFLNNPLYLGSDSYNGIVLPMIVQEIYNGNEVGEGPHINIKGYLLGNPLTDTSGDYNSRIPFAHRMGLLSDAIYKSTEENCYGEHLNVDPNNSLCIHDLQVVDKCLERIRKPHILEPFCDTFNALKSDLFRRVLRSLDKTPNDMWSLPQLQIQGCRADNYLYSYTWANSRNVRKALHIHEEFNEIEWVRCNYSLQFDFGKEVLSYTHNVLSTITYHQHFANHKNCRALVYRTF, encoded by the exons ATGTGCTTCGTCTTCCTAAG aaGCATCATGAAACCATGCCCACTATCTCATCTTCAACCTTGGAGCCTCTTTAGCAAGTTCAGGTTGTTTAGTGTGTTTCTTCTTCTGGTAGTTTCCATGGAGGTTACTGAGTCACGATTCCTGGTTAAGTCACTGCCAGGTTTGCTAGGTGACCTTCCATTCACACTCGAAACTGG TTACATTGGGGTAGGAGAATCCGATGATGTGCAGTTATTTTACTACTTCATTGAGTCTGAAGGGAACCCAAAAAACGACCCTCTCATGCTTTGGCTCACAGGAGGGCCTGGTTGTTCTGCTCTTTCTGGCCTTTTGTATGAAATAG GCCCATTCACTATAAACTATGCAAATTCCACTTTGGAGAAGCCAATGCTCGAGATAAACCCTCACAGTTGGACAAAG GCAGCCAGCATAATATTTCTTGATCAACCTGCTGGGTCTGGATTCTCCTATGCAAAAACTCCTGAAGCTTATATAACAAATGATACATTATCAACATTGCAGACTTACCAATTTCTTAGAAAG TGGCTTGTGGATCATCCTACATTTCTCAACAATCCTTTGTATCTTGGTTCTGATTCCTACAATGGTATAGTGCTTCCAATGATTGTTCAGGAAATATATAACG GTAATGAAGTTGGAGAAGGGCCACATATTAACATCAAA GGGTACCTGCTTGGTAATCCTCTAACAGACACAAGTGGTGACTATAATTCAAGAATCCCATTTGCTCATCGTATGGGACTCTTATCAGATGCAATCTACaag TCAACTGAAGAAAATTGCTATGGAGAGCACTTGAATGTAGATCCCAACAACAGTCTCTGCATACATGATCTTCAAGTAGTAGATAAG TGCCTTGAAAGAATCCGCAAGCCGcacattttagagcctttttgtGACACTTTCAACGCCTTAAAATCTGATCTCTTCAGAAGGGTCTTAAGATCTCTTGACAAAACCCCTAATGATATGTGGTCGTTACCTCAACTTCAGATACAAGGCTGTCGT GCAGACAACTATTTGTATTCTTATACATGGGCTAATAGTAGAAACGTGCGAAAAGCTCTTCACATTCATGAG GAGTTTAATGAAATCGAGTGGGTGCGATGCAATTATTCCTTACAATTTGATTTTGGTAAGGAAGTCTTATCATACACGCACAATGTCCTAAGTACGATCACCTATCATCAACACTTTGCTAATCATAAAAATTGCCGAGCTCTTGTATACAG GACTTTTTAA